The Primulina eburnea isolate SZY01 chromosome 8, ASM2296580v1, whole genome shotgun sequence genome contains a region encoding:
- the LOC140839020 gene encoding uncharacterized protein, with protein MVQAWKARQGEAHGSWADKLSSILWSYRTTTKTATKETPYSMEYGTEAVLPAEIGQSARIMRYGLDNDTLHAMDLYLVEENRDRAKFRMNAYRKKMILTQNKRAYPRIIEEGDLVMKKIKNHGERGNLDPKYEGPFKIVGRAGVTAYYLEDAEGKSM; from the exons ATGGTACAGGCGTGGAAAGCTCGACAAGGTGAGGCACATGGTAGCTGGGCAGATAAGCTCTCAAGCATACTCTGGTCTTACCGAACAACAACCAAGACTGCGACCAAAGAAACACCCTACAGTATGGAGTATGGAACGGAGGCAGTACTTCCTGCCGAGATTGGACAAAGTGCTCGGATTATGAGGTATGGCCTTGACAATGATACCCTCCATGCCATGGATTTATATCTCGTAGAAGAAAATAGAGATAGGGCCAAATTTAGGATGAACGCCTATCGCAAAAAGATGATATTAACTCAGAATAAAAGAGCCTATCCACGGATCATTGAGGAAGGAGATTTAGTAATGAAAAAGATCAAAAACCACGGAGAGAGAGGAAACCTTGATCCTAAGTACGAAGGCCCCTTCAAAATTGTAGGAAGAGCTGGGGTCACAGCCTATTATCTGGAGGATGCAGAAGGAAAAAG TATGTAA